The following proteins are encoded in a genomic region of Oceanisphaera profunda:
- a CDS encoding IS630 family transposase (programmed frameshift), giving the protein MKNTDFVALAKAETNARKRMRLLALAHFQEGHSRTDIARFLKVNRNSVNRWVANFLLHGLAGLDSVRPSGRPTHLTTEQLSQLSDYIDQQSRDTSGGRLQGLDIQAYIEKEFGVSYQIANIYRLVHQLGFSWITSRSRHPKRDELAQDLFKKFKLETILSIPGHVALSKVDVWFQDEARFGQQNTTTRLWAKRGSRPRAVQQQQFEYAYLFGAVCPATGATEALLSPVVNREMMKVHLALISARTEPGRHAVVIMDGAGWHTAECANAFPNLTMIKLPPYSPELNPIEQVWSWLRQHTLANRCFNDYNDIIDACTSAWQHFITDVDRVKSLCHRSWINLT; this is encoded by the exons ATCAAGAATACCGACTTTGTGGCGCTGGCCAAGGCAGAAACCAATGCTCGTAAACGTATGCGACTACTCGCATTAGCGCATTTCCAAGAAGGTCATTCCCGAACTGATATCGCGCGATTTCTCAAAGTTAATCGTAATAGTGTTAATCGATGGGTAGCCAATTTTCTACTTCATGGCTTAGCGGGACTCGACAGTGTTCGCCCTTCGGGCCGTCCAACTCACCTTACAACTGAACAACTATCTCAACTGAGTGACTATATCGATCAACAAAGTCGAGATACCAGTGGTGGGCGGTTACAAGGACTTGATATTCAAGCCTATATTGAGAAAGAGTTTGGTGTGTCTTATCAGATAGCCAATATATATCGCCTGGTCCACCAGCTCGGGTTTTCTTGGATAACCAGCCGTTCACGCCATCCTAAGCGGGATGAGTTAGCACAAGATCTTTTT AAAAAGTTCAAACTAGAGACCATTCTTAGCATTCCCGGCCACGTTGCACTCAGCAAAGTCGATGTTTGGTTTCAAGATGAAGCTCGATTTGGGCAGCAAAATACGACCACGCGTTTATGGGCTAAACGTGGCAGTCGACCAAGGGCTGTTCAGCAGCAACAATTTGAGTATGCGTATCTTTTTGGTGCTGTGTGTCCAGCAACGGGAGCGACAGAGGCGTTACTGAGCCCCGTCGTTAATCGAGAGATGATGAAAGTACATTTAGCGCTGATATCAGCCCGTACCGAGCCCGGTCGACATGCCGTGGTCATCATGGATGGCGCGGGGTGGCACACTGCTGAGTGCGCCAATGCGTTTCCCAATCTCACTATGATTAAGTTGCCCCCTTACTCTCCCGAACTGAATCCTATCGAACAAGTATGGAGCTGGCTCCGGCAACATACACTGGCCAATCGTTGCTTTAATGATTACAACGACATTATTGATGCCTGCACATCAGCATGGCAGCACTTTATTACCGACGTAGATCGGGTGAAGTCGCTTTGTCATCGAAGCTGGATAAATCTGACTTAA